From one Erythrobacter sp. HKB08 genomic stretch:
- a CDS encoding FKBP-type peptidyl-prolyl cis-trans isomerase, which yields MAEVTRVPLQPIAKGSLTKLWLGVLVAILIGGGLAWATIPRGLTVTELTEGSGPSPAETDVVLVNYVGKLPNGTVFDEGQQIPLPLENMIEGFREGAVQMKKGGKYELYIPSAKGYGAEEKINPQTGEVAIPANSDLVFEVELLEFMSREDYEMRMQMMQQMMQQQMQGAEGAGAPPQ from the coding sequence ATGGCCGAAGTTACCCGTGTTCCGCTGCAACCCATTGCCAAGGGCTCGCTGACCAAGCTGTGGCTCGGCGTGCTCGTCGCCATCCTGATCGGCGGCGGCCTTGCCTGGGCGACGATCCCGCGCGGCCTGACGGTGACCGAACTGACCGAGGGCAGCGGGCCGAGCCCGGCCGAAACCGACGTCGTGCTGGTCAATTACGTCGGCAAGCTGCCCAACGGCACCGTGTTCGACGAAGGCCAGCAGATCCCGCTGCCGCTCGAAAACATGATCGAGGGTTTCCGCGAAGGCGCGGTGCAGATGAAGAAGGGCGGCAAGTACGAACTCTACATCCCGTCGGCCAAGGGCTACGGCGCGGAAGAGAAGATCAATCCGCAGACCGGTGAAGTCGCGATTCCCGCTAATTCGGATCTCGTCTTCGAGGTCGAGCTGCTCGAGTTCATGAGCCGCGAGGACTACGAAATGCGCATGCAGATGATGCAGCAGATGATGCAGCAGCAGATGCAAGGCGCCGAAGGAGCAGGTGCGCCGCCGCAATAG
- the gatC gene encoding Asp-tRNA(Asn)/Glu-tRNA(Gln) amidotransferase subunit GatC, producing MSVDKATVAKIASLARIKMTDEELERMAPELSGILDWVEQLGEVDCEGVEPMTAVIPNTLRLRDDVVNADPKTGGDRREDVLANAPVAEHGFFGVPKVIE from the coding sequence ATGTCCGTCGATAAGGCCACCGTGGCGAAAATCGCCTCGCTGGCGCGGATCAAGATGACCGACGAAGAACTCGAGCGCATGGCGCCCGAGCTGTCCGGCATTCTCGACTGGGTCGAGCAGCTGGGCGAGGTCGATTGTGAAGGCGTCGAACCGATGACTGCCGTCATCCCCAACACCCTGCGCCTGCGCGACGATGTCGTGAATGCCGACCCCAAGACGGGCGGCGACCGGCGCGAGGATGTCCTCGCCAATGCACCGGTGGCCGAACACGGCTTCTTCGGCGTTCCGAAGGTGATCGAATAA
- the gatA gene encoding Asp-tRNA(Asn)/Glu-tRNA(Gln) amidotransferase subunit GatA, whose product MGALTELGIKQIRDGVAGGEFTAREVAEAFNAAVAGAAELNAFIVTTPDHALAAAEKVDADRAAGKELGSMAGVPIGMKDLFATHGVQTTAASHILEGFKPQYESTVSQNLWDAGAGMLGKLNLDQFAMGSSNETSYFGNVVSPWRKAGGGNTDMSPGGSSGGSSAAVAARIAPAATGTDTGGSIRQPAAFTGICGIKPTYGRCSRWGVVAFASSLDQAGPMARSVEDCAIMLGAMAGFDPKDATSLQMDVPNWEAALSADLKGKKVGIPREYRMDGTDEEILKSWEQGKEWLRDAGAEIVDISLPHTKYALPAYYIIAPAEASSNLARYDGVRYGLRDLPDGAGLQDMYAATREEGFGDEVKRRVLIGTYVLSAGFYDAYYNQAQKVRALVARDFENAWKECDVILAPTTPTASFPLGDKSDDPLAMYLNDVFAVPASLAGLPAMSVPAMTNGDGLPLGLQLVGKPFDEQGVLNAGLAIQQRAGFDAKPEKWWA is encoded by the coding sequence ATGGGCGCGCTGACCGAACTCGGGATCAAGCAGATCCGCGACGGCGTTGCCGGCGGCGAATTCACCGCGCGCGAAGTGGCCGAGGCGTTCAACGCCGCGGTTGCCGGTGCGGCCGAACTCAACGCCTTCATCGTCACCACCCCCGACCACGCGCTTGCCGCCGCCGAGAAGGTCGACGCCGACCGCGCGGCCGGCAAGGAGCTCGGCTCGATGGCCGGCGTGCCGATCGGCATGAAGGACCTGTTCGCCACCCACGGCGTGCAGACCACTGCCGCGAGCCACATCCTCGAAGGGTTCAAGCCGCAGTACGAAAGCACCGTCTCGCAGAACCTGTGGGATGCGGGCGCGGGCATGCTGGGCAAGCTCAACCTCGACCAGTTCGCCATGGGTTCCTCGAACGAGACGTCCTATTTCGGCAATGTCGTCTCGCCCTGGCGCAAAGCCGGCGGCGGCAATACCGACATGAGCCCGGGCGGTTCGTCGGGTGGCTCGTCTGCCGCTGTCGCTGCACGCATCGCGCCTGCTGCAACCGGGACCGATACCGGCGGCTCGATCCGCCAGCCCGCCGCCTTCACCGGCATTTGCGGCATCAAGCCGACCTATGGCCGCTGCAGCCGCTGGGGTGTCGTCGCATTCGCTAGCAGCCTCGACCAGGCAGGCCCGATGGCCCGCAGCGTCGAGGATTGCGCGATCATGCTCGGCGCTATGGCCGGTTTCGACCCCAAGGATGCGACCTCGCTCCAGATGGATGTGCCGAACTGGGAAGCCGCACTGTCGGCCGACCTCAAGGGCAAGAAAGTCGGCATTCCGCGCGAATACCGCATGGACGGCACCGACGAGGAAATCCTCAAGAGCTGGGAGCAGGGCAAAGAATGGCTGCGCGATGCAGGTGCAGAGATCGTCGATATCTCGCTGCCGCATACGAAATACGCGCTGCCCGCCTATTATATCATCGCCCCGGCGGAAGCGTCGTCCAACCTCGCGCGTTATGACGGCGTGCGCTACGGCCTGCGCGACCTGCCCGACGGTGCGGGCCTGCAGGACATGTACGCCGCCACCCGCGAAGAGGGCTTCGGCGACGAAGTGAAGCGCCGCGTGCTGATCGGTACCTATGTGCTGAGCGCCGGCTTCTACGATGCCTATTACAACCAGGCGCAGAAGGTGCGGGCGCTGGTCGCGCGCGATTTCGAGAACGCGTGGAAGGAGTGCGACGTCATCCTCGCCCCGACCACGCCGACCGCGAGCTTCCCGCTCGGCGACAAGAGCGACGATCCGCTCGCGATGTATCTCAACGACGTGTTCGCCGTGCCTGCATCGCTCGCCGGCCTGCCCGCTATGAGCGTGCCCGCCATGACCAATGGCGACGGCCTGCCGCTCGGCCTGCAGCTGGTCGGCAAGCCGTTCGACGAGCAGGGCGTGCTGAACGCCGGCCTCGCCATCCAGCAGCGCGCCGGGTTCGACGCCAAGCCGGAGAAGTGGTGGGCATGA
- the gatB gene encoding Asp-tRNA(Asn)/Glu-tRNA(Gln) amidotransferase subunit GatB, whose amino-acid sequence MSTYRIQGATGEWEVVIGLEVHAQVTSKAKLFSGASTEFGAEPNCNVSLVDAAMPGMLPVPNRECIRQAVRTGMAIEAQINKWSRFDRKNYFYADLPQGYQISQLYHPLVGEGTLTIEADEKAGIPDDKVIGIERIHVEQDAGKLMHDQHPTMSYVDLNRCGVALMEIVSRPDMRSPAEAGAYVRKLRTILRYVGSCDGNMEEGSMRADVNVSVRRPGEEFGTRTETKNVNSVRFVMQVIEHEANRQVDLIENGGEVVQETRLFDPNTGTTRSMRSKEDAHDYRYFPDPDLLPLELEDSFLEECRASLPELPDAKRDRYTGELGLSDYNARELTAEVETFARFETLLSATADALGKSEKDVATQVANWSLSVAPGVAKALGDEADMANSTAEAQASILKMQDKGEISGGQAKEIYEIVLKTGRDPEEIADSEGLKQVSDTGAIESAIDEILANNSDKVEEYRGGKDKLFGFFVGQTMKAMQGKANPAVVNQILKDKLG is encoded by the coding sequence ATGAGCACTTACCGCATCCAGGGCGCAACGGGCGAATGGGAGGTCGTGATCGGCCTCGAAGTCCACGCGCAGGTCACTTCGAAAGCCAAGCTGTTCAGCGGCGCCTCGACCGAGTTCGGGGCCGAGCCGAACTGCAACGTCAGCCTCGTCGACGCAGCGATGCCGGGCATGCTCCCGGTGCCGAACCGCGAGTGCATCCGCCAGGCGGTGCGCACGGGCATGGCGATCGAGGCGCAGATCAACAAGTGGTCGCGCTTCGACCGGAAGAACTACTTCTACGCCGACCTCCCGCAGGGCTACCAGATCAGCCAGCTCTACCACCCGCTGGTGGGCGAGGGCACGCTGACGATCGAGGCCGACGAGAAGGCTGGCATCCCGGATGACAAGGTCATCGGCATCGAGCGCATCCATGTCGAGCAGGACGCGGGCAAGCTGATGCACGACCAGCATCCGACCATGTCCTATGTCGACCTCAACCGCTGCGGTGTCGCGCTGATGGAAATCGTCAGCCGCCCGGACATGCGCTCGCCCGCCGAGGCCGGTGCCTATGTCCGCAAGCTGCGCACCATCCTTCGCTACGTCGGCTCGTGCGACGGCAACATGGAAGAAGGCTCGATGCGCGCCGACGTCAACGTGTCGGTCCGCCGCCCGGGCGAGGAATTCGGCACGCGTACCGAAACCAAGAACGTCAACTCGGTCCGTTTCGTCATGCAGGTGATCGAGCACGAGGCGAACCGCCAGGTCGACCTGATCGAGAACGGCGGCGAAGTGGTGCAGGAAACGCGCCTGTTCGACCCGAACACCGGCACAACCCGCTCCATGCGCTCGAAGGAAGATGCGCATGATTACCGCTACTTCCCCGATCCGGACCTGCTGCCGCTCGAACTCGAGGACAGCTTCCTCGAGGAATGCCGCGCATCGCTGCCCGAACTGCCCGACGCCAAGCGCGACCGCTATACCGGCGAGCTGGGGCTGAGCGACTACAACGCTCGCGAACTGACCGCCGAGGTCGAAACGTTCGCGCGCTTCGAAACGCTGCTGTCGGCAACCGCCGACGCGCTCGGCAAGAGCGAGAAGGACGTTGCGACCCAGGTCGCGAACTGGTCTCTCTCGGTCGCTCCGGGTGTCGCCAAGGCGCTGGGCGACGAGGCAGACATGGCCAATTCGACTGCCGAAGCGCAGGCGAGCATCCTCAAGATGCAGGACAAGGGCGAGATTTCCGGCGGCCAGGCCAAGGAAATCTACGAAATCGTCCTCAAGACCGGTCGCGATCCGGAAGAGATCGCCGATAGCGAGGGCCTCAAGCAGGTCAGTGACACCGGCGCGATCGAAAGCGCGATCGACGAAATCCTCGCCAACAATTCCGACAAGGTCGAAGAATATCGCGGCGGCAAGGACAAGCTGTTCGGCTTCTTCGTCGGCCAGACTATGAAGGCGATGCAGGGCAAGGCGAATCCGGCAGTGGTCAACCAGATCCTCAAGGACAAGCTCGGCTAG
- the crcB gene encoding fluoride efflux transporter CrcB, with amino-acid sequence MTAVSPLLATAYVALGGAIGAVGRYQLGRLMTHMLGVKTVTTFPWATLTANVVGSLAMGLLAGWMARAGQGGEPMRLLLGVGLLGGFTTFSAFSLEMMLLIERGQISLALTYAAISLLTGLAALYIGLIVMRVAA; translated from the coding sequence ATGACAGCAGTCTCTCCCCTATTGGCGACGGCCTATGTGGCACTCGGCGGCGCGATCGGCGCGGTCGGGCGCTACCAGCTCGGGCGCCTGATGACACATATGCTCGGCGTGAAGACCGTGACCACATTCCCGTGGGCAACGCTCACCGCCAATGTCGTTGGGAGCCTCGCCATGGGGCTCCTTGCCGGATGGATGGCGCGTGCGGGACAGGGCGGCGAGCCGATGCGCCTGCTGCTCGGTGTCGGTCTGCTCGGCGGGTTCACCACCTTCTCCGCCTTCAGCCTCGAGATGATGCTGCTGATCGAGCGCGGGCAGATTTCGCTCGCGCTGACCTATGCGGCGATCTCGCTTCTTACCGGTCTCGCGGCCCTCTACATTGGCCTCATCGTAATGCGGGTGGCGGCATGA
- a CDS encoding sensor histidine kinase has product MAESSIDHLRLMLNVGRMGAWELDVASGKAWRNRRHDEIFGYPDGLPEWTYDIFLTHIDPEHRERVDALQQHAIQHGDEWVFECPIQRADGQRRWISAAGAPLKDDSGQVAKLIGHVIDITETKHNEDRLSLLNGELDHRVRNLFAMIKAMITLAARDGGDVASFSESLAGRVAALARAHDLIALDLDEQIAPEDIVRREIDAYPEFRDRIDFDVQSKVQLPASKAQRFAMIVHELMTNAIKYGAFANDTGRVRFSLADDEDGHVVATWTESGGPPRAPEPRQGFGSRLIGSALGPDGQVELGFEPEGRVCVIRMNR; this is encoded by the coding sequence TTGGCCGAATCGAGTATCGACCACCTGCGTCTCATGCTGAACGTGGGGCGAATGGGCGCATGGGAACTCGACGTCGCATCGGGTAAGGCTTGGCGAAACCGCAGGCATGACGAGATATTCGGCTACCCCGATGGACTGCCCGAATGGACGTACGACATCTTCCTGACGCATATCGATCCGGAGCACCGCGAGCGGGTCGACGCCCTTCAGCAGCACGCGATCCAGCACGGAGATGAATGGGTCTTCGAATGCCCGATCCAGCGCGCCGATGGCCAGCGCCGCTGGATCAGCGCGGCTGGCGCGCCGCTGAAGGACGATAGCGGGCAGGTCGCCAAGCTGATCGGCCATGTGATCGACATTACCGAGACGAAGCACAATGAAGACCGCCTAAGCCTGCTCAATGGCGAGCTCGATCACCGGGTGCGGAACCTGTTCGCCATGATCAAGGCGATGATCACGCTGGCAGCGCGCGATGGCGGTGATGTGGCAAGTTTCTCCGAAAGCCTCGCCGGCCGCGTTGCTGCGCTCGCCCGGGCGCATGATCTGATCGCGCTCGATCTCGACGAACAGATTGCGCCGGAAGATATCGTCCGGCGCGAGATCGACGCCTATCCCGAGTTTCGCGACCGGATCGACTTCGACGTGCAAAGCAAGGTCCAGCTGCCGGCAAGCAAGGCCCAGCGCTTCGCGATGATCGTCCACGAGCTGATGACCAATGCGATCAAGTACGGCGCCTTCGCCAACGATACGGGCCGCGTGCGGTTCTCGCTTGCCGATGACGAAGACGGCCATGTCGTTGCCACCTGGACCGAGAGCGGAGGGCCACCCCGCGCTCCAGAACCGCGCCAGGGTTTCGGCTCACGCCTGATCGGGAGCGCCCTCGGCCCGGACGGCCAAGTCGAACTCGGCTTCGAACCCGAAGGACGGGTTTGCGTTATTCGCATGAACCGGTGA
- the rpsU gene encoding 30S ribosomal protein S21: MQIIVRDNNVDQALRALKKKLQREGVYREMKLRRHYEKPSEKRAREKAAAVRRARKLERKRMERDGIK, from the coding sequence ATGCAGATCATCGTTCGCGATAACAATGTCGACCAGGCCCTGCGCGCGCTCAAGAAGAAGCTGCAGCGCGAGGGGGTGTATCGCGAGATGAAGCTGCGTCGCCACTACGAAAAGCCGAGCGAGAAGCGCGCTCGCGAAAAGGCTGCGGCCGTTCGCCGCGCTCGCAAGCTCGAGCGCAAGCGTATGGAACGCGACGGTATCAAGTAA
- a CDS encoding RluA family pseudouridine synthase, which yields MTDKVRQFTVSEDDDGIRLDRWFKRNLPQIGFATISRWARTGQVRVDGGRVKPEDRLSAGQVLRVPPGGEAPHKQAKPRRELKPEEIEQAQAMVIKQTKSAIVLNKPPGLATQGGSKTTKHVDGLLDAFHSDDQPRPRLVHRLDKDTSGVLLVARTPGAAASYSKRFSGRSAKKIYWALVVGVPDIREGTIDAALAKQPGTGGEKMHVDEENGQPARTRYRVVDAAAKAASWVELEPLTGRTHQLRVHLAAIGHPIVGDGKYGGQDAFLTGSVSRKMHLHARRLIIAGPGGEKLDVTAELPEHFAATMEQLGFDPSMSDAEPEQGPPERSKAEKKQAARQHAKQYRKSRRGERRSRGPEPKKKLGKKSGGRPAKGPKGKS from the coding sequence ATGACCGACAAAGTACGCCAGTTCACCGTGTCGGAAGACGACGACGGCATCCGCCTCGACCGCTGGTTCAAGCGCAACCTGCCGCAGATCGGATTCGCCACCATCAGCCGCTGGGCGCGCACCGGGCAGGTGCGGGTCGACGGCGGGCGGGTGAAGCCGGAAGACCGCCTCTCGGCAGGACAGGTGCTGCGCGTCCCGCCGGGCGGCGAAGCTCCGCACAAGCAGGCTAAGCCGCGCCGCGAGCTGAAGCCCGAGGAAATCGAGCAGGCACAGGCGATGGTCATCAAGCAGACCAAGTCGGCTATCGTGCTCAACAAACCGCCGGGCCTCGCGACGCAGGGCGGCAGCAAGACGACCAAGCATGTCGACGGCCTTCTCGACGCGTTCCATTCCGACGACCAACCGCGCCCGCGCCTCGTCCACCGGCTCGACAAGGACACCAGCGGCGTCCTGCTGGTCGCGCGCACGCCGGGCGCGGCCGCGTCTTATTCGAAGCGCTTCTCGGGCCGGTCGGCGAAGAAGATCTACTGGGCGCTGGTCGTCGGCGTCCCCGACATCAGGGAAGGCACGATCGATGCCGCCCTCGCCAAGCAGCCGGGAACGGGCGGCGAGAAGATGCACGTCGACGAGGAAAACGGCCAGCCGGCCAGGACCCGCTACCGCGTGGTCGATGCGGCGGCCAAGGCGGCAAGCTGGGTTGAACTCGAACCGCTGACCGGCCGCACCCACCAGCTTCGCGTCCATCTTGCCGCCATCGGTCACCCGATCGTCGGCGACGGCAAGTATGGCGGGCAGGACGCCTTCCTTACCGGCAGCGTCAGCCGCAAGATGCACCTCCACGCGCGACGCCTGATCATCGCGGGTCCGGGCGGCGAGAAGCTCGATGTGACTGCCGAACTGCCCGAGCATTTCGCAGCGACGATGGAACAGCTCGGCTTCGATCCTTCGATGAGCGATGCCGAGCCCGAGCAGGGCCCGCCCGAACGCAGCAAGGCGGAAAAGAAGCAGGCCGCGCGCCAGCACGCCAAGCAATATCGCAAGTCCCGCCGCGGCGAGCGCCGTTCGCGCGGGCCGGAGCCCAAGAAGAAGCTCGGCAAGAAGTCCGGCGGTCGGCCCGCGAAGGGTCCGAAGGGCAAGAGCTGA